DNA from Rhizobacter sp. J219:
GGCGGGGCTCCAACATGGAGGCCATCGTCCAGGCCTGTGCGACTGAAGGGTGGCCGGCGCGCATTGCGGCCGTCATCAGCAACCGGCCGGATGCAGCCGGGCTGCAGTTCGCCCAGGCGCGCGGGATCGCGACGGCGGTGGTCGACCACAAAGGCTTTGCCGATCGCGAGGCGTTCGACGCTGAACTGGCGCGCGCCGTGCACGGGTTCTCGCCCGATGTGGTGGTGCTGGCCGGCTTCATGCGCATCCTCACGCCCGGCTTCGTGAAGCAGTTCGAAGGCCGCATGCTCAATGTGCACCCGTCCCTGCTGCCGGCCTTTCCGGGTCTTGGCACGCACCAGCGCGCGATCGAGGCGGGGTGCAAGGTGGCAGGCGCAACGGTGCATTTCGTGACGCCCGAGCTGGACCACG
Protein-coding regions in this window:
- the purN gene encoding phosphoribosylglycinamide formyltransferase, which produces MKNIVILISGRGSNMEAIVQACATEGWPARIAAVISNRPDAAGLQFAQARGIATAVVDHKGFADREAFDAELARAVHGFSPDVVVLAGFMRILTPGFVKQFEGRMLNVHPSLLPAFPGLGTHQRAIEAGCKVAGATVHFVTPELDHGPIIAQAAVAVLPGDTEETLAARVLSREHLLYPRAVRWLVEGLLRVDAGVVTQIKGEPQLL